The following are encoded in a window of Platichthys flesus chromosome 11, fPlaFle2.1, whole genome shotgun sequence genomic DNA:
- the LOC133965345 gene encoding ataxin-1-like, with protein sequence MKSNQERSNGCLPPKKREILALEQRPVVVAAATPPAAVVPHSPHTENLAWLASVASERCRSRDAESPRCLISSPSPSMSAPSSATPLSTVPLASLPAVYSTALPQQAGTIQFAQLGPNVQFISSGPYAGYISSHIISTNSSSLPNSSSIVGQRSHLDGYTTALVSPSNKGEQHFQIGLSPSELTPVSLPSTPQVTSQYIHLDSRTPLTVSGNAVNSPAAHLQLHPHSAVLPQTLTLTPSQLVVQYADGSFGKKPEGHAKGLLNGEMELVKQAKAHSHQGNHHQVQSYEARHILLPADYGQNPTGLQTSLVLVAQPNHGEEHDTGSNKISLVQTEKGGICLGKPMSRSSSFTSFSSSELMKSVAPHTVIQTTLASEELPASLYSSTQSPIIGYITSANQHAVSYHAALPQHLVIPSGQSLFIPVSGTNNGIEMEVSRTVSALTATTTPQISTAMPHAYLATALSRCEALGQDGHQQPPAAAHAPVLPVLPSNPAPAVFAAPSPTPAPPPAPVQTPTPVSIQASPSISSSSSPVALPPFFMRGSIIQLADGELKRVEDLKTEDFIQSAEISSELKIDSSTVERIDSGQSPNAVVIQFSVGELKAQVCVEVLLEYPFFVFGQGWSSCCPDRTTQLFELSCAKLCVGDVCVSLTLRSLRNGSATDGHALAAKLKTSHLSDYCHNVEATVRNSLSPNAGGNSGLLMKASIGERLEKKQVAGPGLGLVHGSADGIYGAGPVLTVSGTGEVRQESVKTDMPALTKQCDLERPATRKRRWSAPERDQTERAEEEPPPTLPRPSFVPHEVKISIEGHSSAGSERFLSRRVDC encoded by the exons ATGAAATCTAACCAAGAGCGGAGTAACGGATGCCTGCCTCCTAAGAAGCGTGAGATCCTGGCTCTGGAGCAGAGGCCAGTGGTCGTAGCCGCAGCTACACCCCCAGCAGCAGTGGTGCCCCATAGTCCCCACACAGAGAACTTAGCGTGGTTGGCAAGTGTAGCCAGTGAACGTTGCAGGTCTCGGGACGCAGAGAGCCCAAGAtgtctcatctcctctccttctccttccatGTCTGCACCTTCCTCGGCCACCCCTCTGTCCACAGTGCCCCTGGCCTCTCTGCCTGCAGTTTACTCCACAGCCCTCCCCCAGCAGGCCGGCACTATCCAGTTTGCTCAGCTGGGACCCAACGTTCAGTTCATCAGCTCAGGGCCTTATGCCGGCTACATCTCCTCTCACATCATCTCCACAAATTCTAGCTCTCTGCCTAACAGCTCCAGCATAGTCGGACAGCGTTCTCACCTGGACGGATACACCACTGCCCTCGTCTCCCCCAGCAACAAAGGGGAGCAGCACTTTCAAATAGGCCTCTCCCCCTCAGAATTGACGCCTGTGTCGCTCCCAAGCACTCCCCAAGTCACCAGCCAGTACATCCATCTGGACAGCAGAACACCTCTGACCGTCAGCGGAAATGCCGTCAATTCCCCGGCAGcccacctccagctccaccctCACTCAGCCGTCCTCCCACAAACACTTAccctcactccctcccagttGGTGGTTCAGTATGCAGATGGCTCCTTTGGAAAGAAGCCAGAGGGGCATGCTAAGGGTCTACTGAATGGGGAAATGGAGCTGGTCAAGCAGGCAAAAGCCCACAGTCATCAAGGGAACCATCATCAGGTCCAGAGCTATGAGGCCAGACATATCCTTCTGCCTGCGGACTATGGCCAAAACCCCACAGGACTCCAGACCTCCTTGGTGCTGGTGGCTCAGCCCAACCACGGAGAGGAACATGACACTGGCTCAAATAAGATCTCCTTAGTCCAGACTGAGAAGGGAGGCATCTGCTTGGGGAAACCAATGTCCAGgtcctcctctttcacctccttctcttcctcagaGTTGATGAAGTCTGTTGCTCCTCACACAGTCATCCAGACCACTCTCGCCTCCGAGGAGCTCCCAGCCAGCCTCTATTCCTCTACACAGTCACCCATCATTGGTTATATCACCAGTGCAAACCAGCATGCTGTCAGCTACCATGCGGCGCTGCCCCAGCACCTGGTGATCCCGAGTGGCCAGTCCCTCTTCATCCCAGTCAGCGGCACCAATAATGGCATAGAAATGGAGGTCAGTCGGACTGTCAGTGCCCTGACTGCTACCACTACCCCTCAAATATCCACTGCCATGCCGCATGCATATCTAGCCACAGCCTTGTCTAGGTGTGAGGCACTTGGGCAAGATGGACATCAGCAACCCCCTGCTGCCGCTCATGCTCCAGTGCTGCCAGTCCTGCCCTCAAACCCGGCACCGGCCGTGTTTGCAGCACCCTCTCCGactcctgctccccctcctgCCCCTGTCCAGACCCCAACCCCTGTTTCCATCCAAGCCTCcccctccatttcctcctcctcctctcctgtggcaCTCCCTCCATTCTTCATGCGAGGCTCCATCATCCAGCTGGCTGACGGGGAGCTGAAGCGTGTGGAGGACCTAAAGACGGAGGACTTCATCCAGAGTGCTGAGATTAGCAGCGAGCTGAAGATCGACTCCAGCACTGTTGAGCGCATTGACAGTGGGCAAAGCCCCAATGCTGTGGTCATTCAGTTTTCTGTGGGCGAGCTCAAAGCTCAG gtgtgtgtggaggtgctGTTGGAGTACCCCTTCTTCGTGTTTGGTCAGGGCTGGTCGTCCTGCTGCCCCGACCGGACCACCCAGCTGTTTGAGCTGTCCTGCGCCAAGCTGTGCGTGGGCGATGTGTGCGTGTCGCTGACCCTCCGAAGCTTGAGGAATGGTTCGGCGACAGACGGCCATGCTTTGGCGGCCAAGCTGAAGACGAGTCACCTCTCTGACTACTGCCACAATGTGGAGGCCACTGTCAGAAACAGTTTGAGCCCAAACGCAGGCGGTAACAGTGGCCTCCTAATGAAGGCGTCTATTGGAGAGAGGCTGGAGAAGAAACAGGTTGCTGGACCAGGACTTGGACTAGTTCACGGGTCAGCAGACGGGATCTACGGAGCTGGACCGGTGCTGACAGTCTCAGGGACTGGAGAAGTAAGACAGGAATCAGTGAAAACAGACATGCCTGCTCTTACCAAACAGTGTGATCTTGAGAGACCCGCCACCCGCAAGAGGCGCTGGTCGGCTCCAGAGAGAGACCAGACTGAGAGGGCCGAGGAAGAGCCTCCTCCAACTCTGCCCAGACCCTCTTTCGTCCCTCATGAGGTTAAAATCAGCATAGAGGGCCACTCCAGCGCTGGGAGCGAACGCTTCTTGAGCAGAAGAGTAGACTGTTAA